ATGCTTGGCATGTCGTTTAATCACGAAAAAGCTTACTGGACTTTTAGAGATGAGTTTATTGAAAGAGAATGGCAAGTTCTAAAAAAAGCATATGAGAATGGAATTTTAGAAGAAGACTTTACTGTAATTGCTTATTGTCCAAGTTGCCAAACATCACTTAGTCATGCTGAAGTCAATCAAGGATATGAAGAAGTCAAAGACCCATCACTATACTATAAAGTAAAACTAGTTGATGAAGATGCATTTTTGATCGTATGGACGACAATGCCTTTTACACTAGTTACGGATGCAATGGTTGGTTTTCAACCAGAAGAAGATTATGTTTATGTCAGAGTTGAAAATGAAACTTGGGTGATAGGAAAAACAAGACTAGAAGAATTCATGAAAGAAGTAAAGATTGAAGATTATAAAATTGCAAAAACAGTAAAGGGTTCAGTATTTGAAGGAAAAAAATACATTCATCCATTATTGGATTTGATTCCAGAATTAAAAGAATACTCAAAAGCAGAGAACTTCCATGTTGGAGTATCTGAATTATTTGTGGATGCAAGTACAGGAAGTGGATTGGTTCATCTGTCTCCTGCAAACGGTGAAGAAGATATCAAAATTGCAAATAAAAGAAATGTAAAAATTTTTAGCCCAATTGATGATGAGGTAAAATTTACAACTCTTGCAGGCAAGTATCAAGGAATGTTTGTCAGAGATGCAGATAGAGTAATAGTTGAAGATCTAAAAGAGTGCAACGCATTAGTAAAAATTGGAAAAATAAAGCACAAGTATCCTCTATGCTGGAGGTCACACCATCCAATCGTATGGCTTGCAAGAAGAGGATGGTTTTACAAATTAGATAGACTAGAAAACAAAGCAATTGATGCTGCTGAGAGTGTAGAATACTTTTTTGAGCAACCAAAAAACAGATTCCTTGGAATCATTAAAGAGAAGCACCCTTGGTGCATATCTCGAGAGAGAATCTGGGGATGCCCGTTACCTGTTTGGAATTGTCAAGACTGTGGTGAGAAAAATTGGTTCTTTACAAGAAAAGAGATCACAGAATGTGCAGTAAATCTTCCAGATGGTCCAGACTTTGAGTTGCACAGACCATGGATTGACAACATTTCTGTAAAATGCAAAAAATGTGGTAGCTCAAAAACAAACAGAGAAGAATATGTTTTAGATACATGGCACAACAGTGGTTCTGCACCATATTCATCACTTAGCGATGAAGAATATGCAAAAGAGATTCCAGCACCATTCTTTACTGAAGGAATTGATCAAACTAGAGGATGGGCATACACACTGCTAATTGAGAATGTAATTCTTAACAATGCTCCAACTCCTCCTTTCAAGGCATTCTTGTTTCAGGGACATGTACTTGATGAGAAAGGAGGCAAGATGAGTAAAAGCAAAGGAAACGTAATGGAAGGAGAAGAATTACTGCAAAAATATCCAGCAGATTTAGTAAGATTCTACTTTATGTGGAAGGCAAGCCCAATTGAGCCTCTAAGCTTTAGCACTGATGAGCTAATGTCAAGGCCCTATCAGGTGATCAACACCTTGTTTAACTTGCATCTGTATTTTAAGCAAAATAGCCAATATGATAATTTTGATCATACAAAGACTATCCAGTTGGCAAAACAAAACAATTTGCTTACATCTCCAGATATCTGGCTCTTATCAAAGCTACAAAAACTCATTTTAAAAATTACAGAAAAAAATGAGACTTGTAAATTCCATGAAGGTGCAAAAGCTATTGATGATTTTATAATTAACAATCTCAGTCAAATCTACATTCCAATTACTAGAGGAGAGTTGTGGGATGAAGATGATGAAAAGAAGAATAGGAGATTAGCAATCTATGCAGTATTAAGTGAAGTTCTCAAAAAACTAGATATCTTAATTCATCCACTGTGTCCTTTTACAAGTGAGTATCTTTACCAGACAGTCTTTGAAGGAGAACAAAGTATTCTGCTTGATAAATGGCCTCAATACCAAGAATCACTAGTAAATGAAGAGATTGAAGAGGCATTTGACATTATGAAAGACGTGGTTTCAGTATCATCTGCAGCTAGAATGAAAGGAAAGCTAAAGAGAAGGTGGCCACTTAATGAGGCAGTAATTTGTGTAAAAAAAGATCAAAAAAACAAACTCGAATCATTATCTGATTTATTGCAATCACAACTCAATGTAGAAAAATTTAGCATAGTTGAAATACAAAATGATTCAGGGTTAGAACAAATTTTGGAATTAAAAAAATTAAGATTGCCAGTAATTCCTGCAATTCAATTAGAGAGAAAAAAAATTGGGCCAAAAGCAAAACAACACATGGGGAAATTAGTTTCAATATTTTCAGAAACTAACCAAGAAGAAATCATATCATCACTAAAAGAAAAAGGTAGATTTGATTTTGAAATTGACGGTGACGTTATAACACTAGATAATGAAGATTTTATAATTGACTTTGATGCTGCTGAAAACTTTGCAATGTCAAGTAGAGACAACTACATTGTATTTATCTCAACATCTCGAAACAAAGAGATGATGGCAAAAGGATTGATAAAAGATGTCGCAAGAAGATTACAAACTTTAAGAAAAGAGAGAGGATACAACCCTACTGATGTTTTAAGAGTGGCATCAATTTTGGACTTGGATGAAGAATCACTAGATATGATCAAAGAAAAATCAGAAGAGTTAGCATTTCTTGTTAGAGTAAAAGATGTTAACTTTGAGCAATCATGCAAGAAATACAAAGATGACGATATTGATGGTCAAAAAATCAGAATATCTGTAGAATGAATTGAAAATTAATGTAATATTTTTATTAGAATCAAAATTGATAGGATCAAATGTCCGAATCAAAAACTCCAAATGTTGTTGGAATAAACGTTCTAAAACAAAACGGCCTGGATGTTGATGAGCTGGTAAAAGAGTTAATCAAAAATGCTGCAGTTGAATTTACTGCATACTATTACTTTACCAACCTCAGAGCACATTGCACAGGCATGGAAGGAGAAGGACTCAAAGGAATTATCGAAGATGCAAGGCTAGAAGATCTTAGCCATTTTGAATCATGTCTTGAGAGAATCTACCAACTAGGA
The window above is part of the Nitrosopumilus sp. genome. Proteins encoded here:
- the ileS gene encoding isoleucine--tRNA ligase, with product MELSSKFDAKAIESQVKEYINSFDLKKQIFSSDKPEKIRFIEGPPTMNGIPHAGHLRGRVIKDLWYRFNTLQGKKIEFNGGWDTQGLPVELQVEKELGVTGGKTEAIKQFGIERIVSECKKVVEKYNKVWVKVDDMLGMSFNHEKAYWTFRDEFIEREWQVLKKAYENGILEEDFTVIAYCPSCQTSLSHAEVNQGYEEVKDPSLYYKVKLVDEDAFLIVWTTMPFTLVTDAMVGFQPEEDYVYVRVENETWVIGKTRLEEFMKEVKIEDYKIAKTVKGSVFEGKKYIHPLLDLIPELKEYSKAENFHVGVSELFVDASTGSGLVHLSPANGEEDIKIANKRNVKIFSPIDDEVKFTTLAGKYQGMFVRDADRVIVEDLKECNALVKIGKIKHKYPLCWRSHHPIVWLARRGWFYKLDRLENKAIDAAESVEYFFEQPKNRFLGIIKEKHPWCISRERIWGCPLPVWNCQDCGEKNWFFTRKEITECAVNLPDGPDFELHRPWIDNISVKCKKCGSSKTNREEYVLDTWHNSGSAPYSSLSDEEYAKEIPAPFFTEGIDQTRGWAYTLLIENVILNNAPTPPFKAFLFQGHVLDEKGGKMSKSKGNVMEGEELLQKYPADLVRFYFMWKASPIEPLSFSTDELMSRPYQVINTLFNLHLYFKQNSQYDNFDHTKTIQLAKQNNLLTSPDIWLLSKLQKLILKITEKNETCKFHEGAKAIDDFIINNLSQIYIPITRGELWDEDDEKKNRRLAIYAVLSEVLKKLDILIHPLCPFTSEYLYQTVFEGEQSILLDKWPQYQESLVNEEIEEAFDIMKDVVSVSSAARMKGKLKRRWPLNEAVICVKKDQKNKLESLSDLLQSQLNVEKFSIVEIQNDSGLEQILELKKLRLPVIPAIQLERKKIGPKAKQHMGKLVSIFSETNQEEIISSLKEKGRFDFEIDGDVITLDNEDFIIDFDAAENFAMSSRDNYIVFISTSRNKEMMAKGLIKDVARRLQTLRKERGYNPTDVLRVASILDLDEESLDMIKEKSEELAFLVRVKDVNFEQSCKKYKDDDIDGQKIRISVE